CAGAAAGTTAAGCCACATTCATTAGTCAGATCTTTACGAATACGACCTACATATACAGGGTCTTTGCCTGCAATGAAAAGAGGCATTGGATAATCTTTTTCAGCGGGGTTATCTTGCAGGATTACTCCTTCAGCCTCTGCAAAGGCTTTGCGAGCTTCGTCTACAGATACAGGACGCTCTGTTTCAATCCAGATGCTTTCAGAATGTGCTCTTAAAGCTGGTACACGAACACATGTAGCACTCGTTTTAACATCAGAATGCATGATTTTTTGTGTTTCGTTGAACATCTTCATTTCTTCTTTTGTGTAGCCGTTTTCTGTGAATACGTCTACCTGAGGTATCAGGTTGAATGCTAGTTGATGAGCAAACTTTTCAACAGTCACTTTTTCTCCTGCCAATAGTTGGCGGTGTTGTTCATACAATTCATCCATGGCTGCTGCGCCAGCTCCACTGGCAGCTTGGTAAGTAGATACGTGTACCGCTTTTATGTGCGAAAGGCTTTCTATTGCTTTCAAGGCAACTACCATTTGTATGGTGGTGCAATTAGGGTTAGCAATAATGCAACGGGGACGATTTTTGGCGTCGGAAGCATTTACTTCCGGTACTACCAAGGGAACATCTGTATCCATGCGAAAAGCGCTGGAATTATCTATCATTACGGCACCATATTTGGTAATTGTATCTGCAAATTCTTT
This is a stretch of genomic DNA from uncultured Bacteroides sp.. It encodes these proteins:
- a CDS encoding aspartate-semialdehyde dehydrogenase, whose protein sequence is MKVAIVGVSGAVGQEFLRVLDERNFPLDELVLFGSKRSAGSKYTFRGKQIEVKLLQHNDDFKGVDIAFTSAGAGTSKEFADTITKYGAVMIDNSSAFRMDTDVPLVVPEVNASDAKNRPRCIIANPNCTTIQMVVALKAIESLSHIKAVHVSTYQAASGAGAAAMDELYEQHRQLLAGEKVTVEKFAHQLAFNLIPQVDVFTENGYTKEEMKMFNETQKIMHSDVKTSATCVRVPALRAHSESIWIETERPVSVDEARKAFAEAEGVILQDNPAEKDYPMPLFIAGKDPVYVGRIRKDLTNECGLTFWVVGDQIKKGAALNAVQIAEYLIKENNI